In Pochonia chlamydosporia 170 chromosome 3, whole genome shotgun sequence, the following are encoded in one genomic region:
- a CDS encoding L-amino-acid oxidase (similar to Verticillium alfalfae VaMs.102 XP_002999858.1), which produces MARALLFFAALALTFRQCVSSPFPIELDLRSEPSSRLSNIHVSYARHISGQVTFTYGPCHTISWDDGHTVLARSDSATLDSRLVWHIPEDAPGLVCISAWDETRTLVGRSEPRDVQFAKRKVNRKRSLDPIHLTDEDGFDTLGAWFDGIEALLQSEASLIDVTAAKQKEIAIVGAGMSGLMTYLVLHQAGFTNLTLLEANNRVGGRVYTAYLSGGPFDYSYQEMGPMRFPVGYTDPDSGEKYNISDTELVFSLIEEINEMNKNKPDLKVDLIRWYDESQNGLQYFNEFRMKTGLPPTLGQIRNDSSLDQSRPMDSTTKSLDDVLLNDLPGDGFMVEMATNMYKAHKKWTSEGLGGKLQGDRWSEFAYISQYLKGSLNSTDVIVGPENADGSFWLWEYDTLYESADSWRTIDGGMSRLPEAFLPLVKDNLRLNTKIERVRHANDKVTLQWRHDYKDSLHSSTYDYAIVAVPFTVVRQWRMPNMNMIISNAINNLVYDTCCKVALEYSERFWEKYDNPIYGGCSTSTDIPGINIVCYPSYNINGTGPSAIIGEYVEGAANHESARMITMSEEEHVQYVLDAMTEIHGEETRKLYTGKFARTCWALDPFTAGSWASPSVGQHELYIPEYFKVHKNMIFVGEHTSYTHGWISSALDSGVRGAVQMLLELGLVDEAKDAVKKWILDRVS; this is translated from the exons ATGGCCCGGGCATTATTATTCTTTGCCgccttggcattgacatttCGGCAATGTGTTTCCAGCCCATTCCCCATTGAACTGGACTTGCGAAGCGAGCCTTCCTCACGGTTATCCAACATTCATGTCTCTTACGCGAGGCATATTTCCGGGCAAGTCACTTTCACGTATGGGCCATGCCATACAATATCATGGGACGATGGACACACAGTGCTTGCAAGGTCGGATTCTGCGACTCTCGACTCAAGGCTGGTGTGGCATATTCCAGAAGATGCGCCTGGCCTTGTGTGTATCTCGGCATGGGACGAGACCAGGACTCTTGTTGGCCGCAGTGAGCCTCGAGACGTCCAATTCGCAAAGAGAAAAGTCAATAGGAAAAGATCTCTGG ATCCTATCCACCTAACGGACGAAGATGGATTTGACACGCTCGGCGCATGGTTCGATGGCATTGAGGCTCTACTACAAAGCGAGGCCAGCCTTATCGATGTGACGGCAGCGAAACAGAAGGAAattgccattgttggcgcCGGCATGTCCGGCTTAATGACATACTTGGTTCTCCACCAGGCAGGCTTCACCAATCTTACTCTTCTTGAAGCTAATAATCGCGTTGGCGGTCGAGTATACACAGCGTATCTATCAGGCGGGCCTTTTGACTATTCTTACCAGGAGATGGGACCAATGCGATTTCCAGTTGGATACACAGACCCAGATAGCGGCGAGAAATACAACATCTCTGACACGGAGCTAGTATTCTCCTTGATAGAAGAGATCAACGAGAtgaacaagaacaagccAGATTTAAAGGTCGATCTGATACGGTGGTACGATGAAAGCCAAAACGGGCTACAATACTTCAACGAGTTTCGCATGAAAACCGGCTTGCCACCAACTTTGGGACAAATCCGCAATGATTCATCACTCGATCAATCCCGCCCGATGGATAGCACGACCAAGAGTTTAGACGACGTTCTGTTAAACGACTTACCTGGAGATGGGTTCATGGTCGAAATGGCCACGAACATGTACAAGGCGCATAAGAAATGGACATCCGAAGGCCTCGGCGGCAAGCTTCAAGGAGATCGCTGGTCCGAATTCGCCTACATATCGCAATACCTTAAAGGGAGTCTCAATAGTACCGACGTCATTGTTGGGCCAGAAAACGCCGATGGCAGCTTTTGGCTCTGGGAGTACGATACTCTTTACGAGAGCGCTGACTCTTGGAGAACTATTGATGGCGGCATGAGCCGACTGCCAGAGGCTTTCCTGCCTTTAGTCAAGGACAATTTAcgcctcaacaccaagattGAACGTGTCAGGCACGCGAATGACAAAGTGACACTGCAATGGAGGCATGATTACAAAGACTCCTTGCACTCGTCAACATATGACTATGCTATAGTCGCTGTGCCCTTTACTGTTGTTCGCCAGTGGCGCATGCCGAATATGAACATGATCATATCGAACGCGATTAATAACCTAGTCTACGATACATGCTGCAAGGTTGCTCTGGAATACTCAGAGCGGTTTTGGGAAAAGTACGACAACCCAATCTACGGAGGTTGTAGCACTTCAACAGATATACCTGGCATAAACATCGTTTGCTACCCGTCGTATAACATCAACGGAACGGGTCCTTCGGCTATTATTGGGGAGTACGTAGAAGGGGCGGCCAACCATGAATCAGCAAGGATGATAACCATGTCCGAAGAAGAGCATGTACAGTATGTGCTGGACGCAATGACTGAGATACACGGTGAAGAAACCCGGAAACTGTATACTGGAAAGTTTGCCAGGACTTGCTGGGCACTGGATCCCTTTACGGCAGGGTCATGGGCGAGCCCCTCGGTTGGACAGCACGAGCTGTACATTCCCGAGTACTTCAAAGTACATAAAAAT ATGATTTTCGTCGGCGAACACACATCTTATACACACGGTTGGATATCATCCGCCTTGGATTCTGGAGTTAGAGGCGCAGTCCAAATGCTGCTGG AACTTGGCCTGGTCGATGAGGCAAAGGATGCAGTGAAGAAATGGATATTAGACAGGGTTTCATAA